One stretch of Bacillota bacterium DNA includes these proteins:
- the sfsA gene encoding DNA/RNA nuclease SfsA: protein MGNYESSEECHHLYLLDFKPKRSEKLLIRLPLGDLVEAYFVQRLNRFVIQCRLDKNSPETVEAHLADPGRLRELLVPDSRIWLRPSANPKRKTKWSAVLVEADNHSVVSLVSTLPNELIKTALKQKAIEELAAWTFVRSEYPVGRHRFDFLLEQDDQLLLLEVKSVTLVENGRGMFPDAVTLRGRKHLETLAELTASGKYQTAVLFVLQRSDADYITAASHIDPAFAQAMTEASETGVKLLGRRCTVTTGHITLGSSLPIVLHRQGAD, encoded by the coding sequence ATGGGGAACTATGAATCCTCCGAGGAGTGCCATCATCTATACCTCCTTGATTTTAAACCGAAAAGGAGCGAAAAACTTTTGATTAGATTACCATTGGGAGATTTAGTAGAAGCTTACTTTGTGCAGAGATTGAACCGGTTCGTGATACAATGCCGATTAGATAAAAACTCACCGGAAACTGTCGAAGCGCATCTCGCTGATCCCGGCCGACTCCGGGAACTGCTGGTGCCTGACAGCCGCATCTGGCTCCGCCCTAGCGCCAATCCCAAGCGTAAAACAAAATGGTCTGCTGTCCTGGTAGAAGCGGACAACCATTCCGTCGTATCCCTTGTATCAACTCTGCCCAATGAGCTGATCAAAACAGCGCTTAAGCAGAAAGCGATTGAGGAGCTGGCTGCCTGGACCTTTGTCCGGAGCGAATATCCTGTTGGCCGCCACCGCTTTGATTTTCTTTTAGAACAGGACGATCAGCTTCTGCTGCTGGAAGTAAAAAGCGTCACTCTTGTGGAAAACGGCAGAGGCATGTTTCCCGATGCGGTGACACTCAGGGGACGCAAACATCTGGAAACCCTGGCAGAGTTAACAGCCTCCGGCAAATATCAAACGGCTGTATTGTTTGTGCTGCAGCGCAGCGACGCTGACTATATTACCGCCGCCAGCCATATTGATCCTGCCTTTGCCCAGGCCATGACTGAAGCATCCGAGACCGGTGTCAAACTGTTGGGGCGGCGCTGCACTGTCACCACAGGCCACATTACACTAGGCAGCTCCCTGCCGATAGTACTGCATCGTCAGGGAGCTGATTAG
- a CDS encoding D-glycerate dehydrogenase, which yields MAEYKIVVTRNIPGVDEAAKILPPQWQLWVNPSEQPLTRAELIENARDAAGILVCDDRIGDAEMAELPNLKVLSNYGVGLDNLDLEAAKKRGIAVRNLPDEVTYSTAELAIALILACMRRLGEADRLVRSTNPFRWKPTIVIGRNLRGKTLGIIGFGRIGQKTAEIAKAFEMKIIYYNRSRKLEAEQRLNAEYYPLDQLLKTADVVSIHIPGGPETRHLIGAEQLRMMKPEAVLVNTGRGTVIDEAALTEALKNQQIAAAGLDVYENEPRVTEELIKLPNVILTPHVGTTTWETRYAMTAQAMQNIYDELVKDSK from the coding sequence ATGGCTGAGTATAAGATTGTTGTGACTCGAAATATACCCGGTGTAGACGAAGCTGCCAAGATTTTACCGCCCCAATGGCAGCTGTGGGTAAATCCCAGTGAACAGCCTTTAACCCGCGCGGAGCTGATCGAGAACGCGCGGGATGCGGCGGGAATTCTGGTGTGCGATGACCGGATTGGCGATGCAGAAATGGCTGAGCTCCCTAACCTAAAGGTTCTCAGCAACTATGGAGTAGGTTTAGATAACCTTGATTTGGAAGCTGCCAAAAAGCGGGGGATCGCGGTTAGAAATCTCCCGGATGAGGTAACTTACAGCACTGCTGAGCTGGCGATTGCCCTGATATTGGCCTGCATGCGGCGGCTTGGCGAGGCGGATCGGCTGGTTAGAAGCACTAATCCTTTTCGCTGGAAACCAACGATTGTGATCGGCCGAAACCTGAGGGGCAAAACCTTAGGCATTATCGGATTTGGGCGCATTGGGCAGAAAACCGCTGAAATTGCTAAAGCCTTTGAGATGAAGATCATCTATTACAACCGCAGCCGCAAATTGGAAGCGGAGCAGCGTTTGAATGCCGAGTATTATCCCTTGGATCAGCTCCTTAAGACTGCTGATGTGGTTTCGATCCACATCCCAGGCGGTCCAGAAACAAGGCATCTAATTGGCGCTGAGCAGCTTCGGATGATGAAACCGGAAGCAGTTTTAGTCAATACCGGCCGAGGCACCGTGATTGATGAGGCGGCTTTGACCGAAGCTTTAAAGAATCAGCAGATTGCTGCGGCTGGTTTAGATGTTTATGAAAATGAACCCCGTGTAACAGAAGAGTTGATCAAGCTGCCAAATGTAATCTTAACACCTCATGTCGGGACTACAACCTGGGAAACTCGCTATGCCATGACCGCTCAAGCAATGCAGAATATCTATGACGAATTGGTAAAGGACTCTAAATAG
- a CDS encoding family 43 glycosylhydrolase yields MKKLAKLGIVLSLVCILVGYTGAAAGAEYLSGLAAHYSFEQTLADSTGKFAAGQIIGSRIGPVPGEVAPVDAEWEIEYRDGQIGSAVRLDGSQGILLPSGLITGNTYTISLWVKPETITTFTPTFFGAAAGSSWISVVPAGPIGDQTMIWSGENWYDGITEMTIPTDEWSHLVVCVNAGDVRMYVNGLERFRGIDFPDVFSGVEEAVFTLGVNWWDPPFVGLIDELRIYERALSPTEVDKLFRRAREVVRPNPPVFREVSVHDPVAIKVDGTYYTFGSHLASAKSDDLIQWQQLSTNVSNRNRIVPNARIELAESLEWANTDTTWAKGIIELNDKFYLYYSVSTWGSPRSAIALMTADHIEGPYQYQGMIINSGIQGAAPGQSYNRAIHPNAIDPDLFFDTEGRLWMVYGSYFGGMHILELDPETGWPLPDQGYGKRLWGGSQAAMEGPHIEYNPETGYYYFFISYGTLAADGGYNIRVARSENPDGPYFDPAGGDMIRATGASTMLYGAKLVGNFLFAESDIGYVSPGHNSTYYDKELGKYFIFFHTRFPGRGEYHNQRVHLLLMNTEDWPVMAPHRYAGETPSPYLVEDVVGEYQYVNHGRITSARITNSTKVLLTGDGRVSGAVEGTWEFTGDYTVTITIGDEKYYGVFLEQWDSGLRKWVMTFSALSNNNEAIWGSQIGGVYDEEQN; encoded by the coding sequence CAGACTTTAGCCGACAGCACCGGCAAGTTCGCAGCCGGGCAGATAATTGGTTCCCGGATCGGACCAGTTCCCGGTGAAGTGGCTCCTGTGGATGCTGAATGGGAAATCGAATACCGTGACGGTCAGATCGGTTCTGCTGTCAGGCTGGACGGCAGTCAGGGAATTCTGCTTCCCAGCGGTTTGATCACCGGTAACACTTACACGATTTCATTATGGGTTAAACCGGAAACGATTACGACCTTTACACCAACCTTTTTTGGAGCAGCAGCCGGCAGCAGCTGGATCAGCGTAGTGCCGGCCGGTCCGATTGGGGATCAGACCATGATTTGGTCCGGTGAGAACTGGTATGATGGCATTACAGAGATGACCATTCCCACAGATGAATGGAGCCATCTTGTGGTCTGTGTTAATGCCGGCGATGTGAGAATGTATGTTAATGGGTTGGAGCGATTTAGAGGCATTGATTTCCCTGACGTTTTCAGTGGTGTAGAAGAAGCGGTGTTTACCCTGGGCGTCAACTGGTGGGACCCGCCTTTTGTAGGGCTCATCGATGAGCTGCGCATCTACGAGCGGGCTTTAAGCCCAACCGAAGTAGATAAGTTGTTTCGGCGGGCTCGGGAAGTTGTGCGTCCAAATCCGCCGGTATTCCGCGAGGTAAGCGTGCATGATCCGGTAGCAATAAAAGTGGACGGCACCTACTATACTTTTGGTTCGCATCTCGCTTCAGCTAAATCCGATGATTTGATCCAATGGCAGCAGCTGTCTACGAATGTGTCGAACCGCAATCGGATTGTACCCAATGCCCGGATTGAGCTGGCTGAATCACTGGAGTGGGCCAACACCGATACTACCTGGGCTAAAGGTATTATTGAATTGAATGATAAGTTTTATCTCTATTACAGTGTCAGTACCTGGGGAAGCCCCAGATCGGCAATTGCGCTGATGACCGCCGACCACATAGAAGGGCCGTACCAGTATCAAGGCATGATTATCAACTCCGGCATTCAAGGAGCAGCGCCGGGACAATCTTACAATCGAGCCATCCACCCAAATGCGATCGATCCGGATCTGTTTTTCGATACTGAAGGCAGGCTCTGGATGGTGTACGGCTCATATTTTGGCGGAATGCATATTTTAGAACTAGATCCGGAAACAGGCTGGCCCCTGCCGGATCAGGGGTATGGAAAGCGTTTGTGGGGCGGCAGCCAGGCGGCGATGGAAGGACCGCACATTGAGTATAACCCGGAAACTGGATATTACTACTTCTTTATTTCCTACGGAACCCTGGCTGCAGATGGCGGCTACAACATTAGAGTGGCCCGCTCGGAGAATCCCGATGGTCCCTATTTTGATCCCGCAGGTGGGGATATGATTCGGGCAACCGGAGCTTCGACTATGCTGTATGGCGCTAAGCTGGTGGGCAACTTCCTGTTTGCCGAATCGGATATAGGATATGTCTCGCCGGGACATAACTCCACTTACTACGACAAAGAGCTCGGGAAGTACTTTATCTTTTTCCATACCCGCTTTCCAGGAAGGGGCGAGTACCACAACCAGCGGGTGCATCTGCTGCTGATGAACACAGAGGACTGGCCGGTAATGGCACCGCACCGCTATGCCGGCGAGACACCGAGTCCATACCTGGTGGAAGATGTTGTCGGAGAATACCAATACGTAAACCACGGCCGCATTACTTCGGCGCGAATCACCAATTCTACCAAGGTTCTCCTGACCGGCGATGGCAGGGTTTCCGGCGCAGTGGAAGGAACGTGGGAGTTTACCGGTGATTACACAGTTACCATCACAATCGGTGATGAGAAGTATTACGGTGTCTTCTTGGAGCAGTGGGATTCAGGTTTACGCAAATGGGTTATGACTTTCAGTGCCCTTTCGAATAATAATGAGGCGATTTGGGGAAGCCAAATTGGAGGAGTGTATGATGAGGAGCAGAATTAA